From Mustelus asterias chromosome 19, sMusAst1.hap1.1, whole genome shotgun sequence, one genomic window encodes:
- the LOC144507762 gene encoding keratin, type I cytoskeletal 19-like, whose product MMSSVRYSGSSMSCSGTTGLRYSLGGGGSRSSMSFSSGLGTGMGLGTGMGMGSARSSTGGFVGGSSSGMSLSASSMSSGQTGNEKQTMISLNNRLAEYLQKVKDLEAANNTLELQLKEFHVGKAITGIDYSTYDAVIKPLREQILAVHLGNARLALDLDNSTLAAKDFKNKFENELYIRQSVEADIADLKALKNEHIQNYKDLESEIAAANDELAYLKKNHAEELALLKQQVAGTISVDVDAGPSADLSKQLQKMRDEYEVYCTKNQEELDNWYKVQIESQAKQTVQVNEAAQNVKLQVEELRKQLQPLEIEFNSLLSGNNALEACIQEINDKYQQNLLNLQMSISQMEDELTAITNDMRQKVKDYEQLLCIKMKLESEIAMYRKLLDGSTVGIGQTGSDTKETSGVITTIKTETRTMTSSY is encoded by the exons ATGATGAGCAGTGTGAGATACTCGGGGAGTTCAATGAGTTGCTCTGGGACCACAGGCCTTAGATACAGTCTGGGTGGGGGTGGATCCAGGTCCAGCATGTCATTCAGCTCAGGACTGGGAACGGGAATGGGACTGGGAACGGGGATGGGAATGGGCTCAGCAAGGTCCAGTACTGGGGGGTTTGTGGGAGGCTCGTCCTCGGGAATGTCCTTGTCGGCATCGTCAATGTCAAGCGGCCAGACGGGCAATGAAAAGCAAACCATGATCAGTCTGAACAATCGCCTTGCTGAGTACCTGCAGAAGGTCAAGGACCTGGAAGCAGCAAACAACACATTGGAACTGCAGCTCAAAGAGTTCCATGTCGGAAAGGCCATAACAGGGATTGACTATTCTACTTACGATGCTGTGATCAAACCACTGAGAGAGCAG ATTTTGGCAGTTCACCTTGGTAATGCCCGCTTGGCTCTGGACCTCGACAATTCCACTCTCGCAGCAAAGGACTTCAAAAATAA GTTTGAAAATGAACTCTACATCAGGCAATCTGTGGAAGCTGATATCGCAGACCTGAAAGCGCTGAAAAATGAACATATTCAGAACTACAAGGATTTGGAAAGCGAAATCGCAGCTGCAAATGATGAGCTTGCTTATCTAAAGAAAAACCATGCAGAA GAACTCGCTCTGCTGAAACAACAGGTGGCCGGTACTATCAGTGTGGATGTCGATGCAGGACCCAGCGCTGACCTTTCAAAGCAACTGCAGAAGATGCGAGATGAGTATGAAGTGTATTGCACGAAGAATCAAGAGGAGCTCGATAACTGGTACAAAGTACAG ATCGAGTCCCAAGCCAAGCAGACTGTTCAGGTCAATGAAGCCGCGCAGAATGTAAAACTCCAGGTTGAGGAACTACGCAAACAGCTCCAGCCCCTTGAGATTGAGTTCAACTCCCTCCTCAGTGGG AATAATGCGTTGGAAGCTTGCATTCAGGAAATCAATGACAAATATCAGCAGAACCTTCTGAATCTGCAAATGTCCATTTCCCAAATGGAGGACGAGCTGACAGCCATCACGAATGACATGCGGCAGAAAGTGAAAGATTACGAACAGCTACTCTGCATCAAGATGAAACTTGAGTCGGAGATTGCCATGTACAGGAAGCTGCTTGATGGATCGACTGTTGG TATTGGCCAAACCGGTTCAGACACCAAGGAAACTTCAGGAGTAATTACCACAATAAAAACTG AAACCCGCACCATGACATCGTCATATTAG